The Sphingobacteriales bacterium nucleotide sequence ATGCAAGATAATTTTTTAATGGCATGCGCAAAACATTTCCCAGGTCATGGTGATACTGATGTAGATTCACACTACGATATGCCAGTCTTGCAACACAGTGCAGAAAGATTAGATAATATAGAATTATATCCATTCAAAGCAATGATAAGAAATGGTGTGAGTAGTGTAATGGTAGCACATATGAATGTATTGGCTTATGATAACACACCAAACTTGCCATCTACATTGTCGCCAAAAGTGGTGCAAGGTAAACTTATTGATGATTTAGGATTTAATGGAATTGTTTTTACTGACGCACTAAACATGAAAGGTGTAGCAAAATATTTCCCATCAGGAGTTGCAGAAGTAAAAGCATTACAAGCAGGAAATGACGTTCTTCTATTTTCTGAAAATGTAGATGCAGCAATTAAAGGAATTAAAGCAGCAGTATCTTCTGGTGAGATTACAGAAGAAAGAATCAATAAAAGTGTAAGAAAAATTTTATTAGCAAAATATTGGGTTGGATTAAATAACTATCAGCCAATAGATCTGAATAATATAAATGCTGACATCAATAGCGAGCAAGCAAAAAACATCAATAATAAATTGATTCAAGAAGCAATTACAATTGTAAAAGATGATAAAACATTGTTGCCAATTATAGATGTACGTGAAAAAATTGCACATATTGCAATTGGAAATGGCAAGGCAAATACTTTCTCTAATAGGTTAGATAGTTATTCAGAGATTGACCATTTTTATATTTCAAAAAGCGAAACAAATACAAATTTTGTAGCATTAATAAATAAACTAAAAAAATACAAATTAGTTATTGTAGAGATAAGTGATATGGTACGTGCACCATCAAAAAATTATGGATTAACCACCAACCAAATAGAAGCAGTAAAATCAATAAACCAAAAATATGATGCAATAAATGTTGTGTTTGGATTGCCTAATAGTTTGAAAAATTTTCAAGCATTACATAATATTGTTGTAGCATACAACGAAGATAGTGTAACGCAAGATATCACTGCACAAATATTATTTGGAGCAAGACCAGCAAGTGGTACACTTCCTGTTACTGTCGGAAAGTATGAGTACAGTTCTGGTGTCTGTTCTCAAGGTAATTTGAGATTAGCTTATGGTTTGCCAATTGAAATTGGTATTGACAAAAGTAAACTTTCTAAAATTGATAATATTATAGAAAAAGCAATCTCAGATGGTGCTACACCAAGCAGTCAGATATTAGTTGCAAAAGATGGAATGATAGTATATCAAAAAACATTCGGCAATATGACATACAGTAGTAAAATTAATGTAGATAATAATGATTTGTATGATATTGCTTCAATCTCTAAAGTTGTTGCTACAACACCAATTATGATGCGTGCCTATGAAGATAAAATTATTGATATCAATAAAACATTAGGCGATTATTATAGCTATCCAGATTCTTGTAACAAATACAATATAAACTTCAAAGATTTATTAGCACATCAAGCTGGATTGCCAGCTTGGATACCATTCTATAAAAAAACCTTAGATTCATTGAATAATGCAGATACTACTTGGTATGCCAAACAAAAAGACAGCCATTTCAATATAAAAATTGAAGATGATTTGTATCTGAGAAATGATTTTATAGACAGTATTCGCAATACAATATATAATTGTTCGTTAGGTTCAAAGTCTTATAAATATAGTGATTTGGGTTATTATCTGCTGAAAGAAATTATAGAAAAACAATACAGAGAAGCATTTGAGCCAGTAGTTCAAAAATACTTATGGAGTCATCTTGGAATGAACCATACAATGTATAATCCATTGGATAAAAATATCAACTTAAATCAAATAGTACCGACAGAAGATGAAAAAGGATTTAGAAATAGACTGATACATGGCACAGTACACGACCAAGGCGCAGCATTGTTAGGTGGCGTTGCAGGACATGCTGGCGTATTTAGCAATACTAATGATTTGGCAAAATATTTTCAAATGTTGTTGAATAATGGACAATATGGTGGAACGAGATTTTACAACAAGTCAACTATTGATTTATTTACAACATCAATTTCAAGTAGTAATAGAAGAGCATTAGGTTTTGATAAGCCATCAAAATCTGGAGATAGTGGACCAACTTGCGATGCTGCATCAAGTCAGTCATTTGGACATACTGGATTTACAGGTTGTATTGCTTGGGCAGATCCAAAATATAATTTGATCTACATATTTTTATCAAACAGAATAAATCCAAGTGCTGATAATAAGAAACTAATTAATCAAAATATTAGACCACAAATACAGCAAGCAATTTATGATGCAATCATCAAAAAGTAAATCTTTTTAATGATAAAATTAATAGAATAGCATTCTTTATATTGTTTATTTAGATTTGATTATCTAAGCAATAAAAAGGTGCCTTTCTCTTTATATGTTTTTTTGTTTTCTCTATCTTGGAAAGAGATAAAGTAAGTATAGCTATCAAAAGGAGCAATTTCACCTTTGAATATTCCATTCCAAGATGCATTGATGTCATTTGTCTTAAATACTACTTGATTCCATCTATTAAAAATGATGAACTCATAGTTGTCTTCTGATGCAAATAATAAAAATGGTTTAATTGTTTTATTGTGTCCTTCTGGTGCAAAAGCATTAGGGATAAAAGCTTTTGGTGTAGGTACATTACAAATAACATTAGATTTGCTTTGCAGCACACTGCGTGGTGTAGCATCTGATAAGTGATAATAATTTGTTACTACATAGTAACAAACACTTTGTAATTCTTTGTTATCTGTATCGAAAAATTGTGGATCAATGTATGAATTAGTATTTCTATTATTTATGGTAGTAAGCAATTCATCTGTTGTGTCATTATCAATTGTTACTTTATGAATTTGGTAATTGATAAATTGAATATTTGGAATATCAAAACCAGCCCAAGAAATATTTGCTTTATTACCAATTTCTTCTACCACTTGTGTGTATAAAGTTTGTACAGTGTCAGTATATAATTTATTTCCACAAGAATCTCTGTATTCTATTCTGTAGTAATATGAATTTTGTGCTGGATTGCTACTTTTATCATTAAATAATAAACTATAACTATCTGCAATTACAGTTGAGTTTCCAGCATTTTGGAATGCACTCAGTTTAAGTGTTGTTTGTAGGTTTATAGGGCTTTTCATAGGCGATGCACCTAGATCTTTAATGTATTCTATGCTTACACTATTATCTTCCAATACTGAAATATTTCTTATATAGTCATTTTCAATTGGAATAACAACTTCTGATAGAAAAGAACTTTCATTTGAGTATGCAAAACTACCATTGGGTAAATTGATTTTTAAACGCACGTATACGCTGTCTTGTGGTGTTATATCTTGAATAATATATGTTGTTGCTGTATTCGGTTGTGTGCCAACTGTTTGAAAAGATGTGCTTGGCGTGCGCATTTGAATTTCATAATTGCTAACATCAGAATCTTCGTATTTATATTTAAACCAAGCTACACTTGCAGTTTTGTTACAAGCATTTGTGTTTACAATATTCATGGTTGCAGATGTATGGTCTTTGCTATCTGGTGTGATGGCACCATCTGCATCACAAGTCATTAATGTTCTAATCTTATAGGTGTACTGTATATTTGCTACATTTACATCAGTATCAACGTATGTGCTTATGTTATTTCCAAATACAGTATCTATTGGTGTGTTAAATTGGTTTGTTGGCGTTTTATTAGAAAAAATTAAATAACCTTGAAGTTCTCTATATGTCTTAGGTACCCAACTAAGTTCAATTGTGTTGTTAATTACAGAAGCACTTTTTAGTTCAATAAATGGAAAACTAAGGCTATTGTCTAGTGTGTCTGAATATTTTACAGTTGAAGTATTTGTATTTGTGCAAATTCCTCTTTGTAATATATAAAAGTACGTCGTTTGGCTAGATGCTGGGTTATTTATTATTGTGTCATCTTGATTTGAATCATTAATACTAGTAAGTAAATTGTAAGTGCCATTTTTGTCACCAATTGAATAGTAGATTTCATAAGCAGAAAAACAAGAACTTATTGTAGGTAAATTCCAAGCCAATGCAATATCTGTACTTCCAAAATTTCTGACACAAAATAAATCTGGTGCTTCAAAGATATTGCTTTGAGAAAAACTTTTTAATTGTAGCAATAGCACAACTAAAAAAAGATATTTACTGATATAGTTTTTTGTCTTCATTTTTAACCAACAATTATTTGGTGCATAGTGTCTAAAGTTAGGTATTTTTGAGCAATTTCTTGGAGATTTTTAGCATCTGCTTGTCTAATTGTCTCAATAAATGTACCAAAATGCTCAATGCCAACTTCTTCGATATAATAACTTTTGTATGTTTCAAGTAAATTAAATGCACCATCTGTGCGTTTTAGAAATCTACCTAATAAGTAATTTCTAGCTAATTTTATCTCATCATCATCAATTAGATTTTCTAGAATAATATTGATTTCTGATTTTATTTCTTGCATGCAAATGTCTAGTTTTTCTAAGTTTGTATCTGTGTAAATTGCCCAAAAACCATCAAACTTTAATGGTTGCAATGCTGAATAAATGCCATAAGTCAAGCCTTTGTCTTCTCTGATATTATTCATTAATCTTGAGCCAAAATAACCACCAAAAATTGTGTTTAACAACATAAACGCACCATAGTCTTCATTGTGTTTATTAAACATTCTTTTGCCTAAAATGATAGATGCTTGAGTTGAATTTTCTTTGTTTATTCTTATGTTTTTTGGTGGATTTTCTACGATAGGTATGTGGCTATTTATAGTTATTTTTAGTGCTGAGTTTTTGACCCAGTTGCCTAAGTTTTCTTCTATATATTGCAATGCTTCTGTTTGTACATCACCAGCAATAAATACACTGCAATTATTTGGTACTACAAAGTTGTTATAGTATTGTATAATTCCAGATTGATTAATGGCTTCTATACTTTCATTATTTGCTGTGTAACCATATGGATGTTGTTTTCCAAAAACTGATTCTTTGAAAAGTGTATCTGCTAAAAAGTCTGATTTTTCTAAGTTTACAGCAAGTTTTGCTTTGGCATTTTTTTGGAATAATGATAACTCATGTTCTGGGAATTGAATATCATTTAAACAAGTCATGATTAAATCTAGGCATGGTATTAAAAACTGACTTAAGCATGCTAATGATACTGTAAATGTATTGTAGCCTGTTGATGCTTTTATGGTAGCACCATAAAAATCAATTTTCTCATTCAATTGGTAGGCACTCAGATTAGATGTGCTACTTTTACATAAAGCAGCTACAGCATCAGCAGTTAGTTGCTTGTTTTCTACCCATCTTCCTGCATTAAATACAATATCTAATTTTAAAATATTTTGTTTATCATCTAAAAATATAAAAACTGGAATATTGTTTTTTAGTGTAATTTTTTCAGGAAGTTTGAAATCTATTTTTTGAATATTATGTATCGTTGGAATTGTCATTGTTGTTATTTTTTTAAATAATATAAAGTGTTTGATCTTTCTGTTGTGAAATATTGTTTTGCAAAATTTTGTATTTGCTGTGGCGTTACTTCCTCATATTTTTGTACCTCTGTGTTGATTTGTGAAGCATCGCCAAGTAATTGAAAATAGGCTAGGGCAATGGCTCTGTTTAATAAATTAGCTTCAGAAAATTGCATATAGGTTAGCATCTTATTTTTTATTTTTTGCATTTCTATATCATCAATCAATTGATTTTTTATTTTCTCAAGTTCTTCCCAAACTGCTTCTTCAGCAACAGACATTTCAATGTCGCTAGCTATTTTTCCTTCAATAATAAATAAGCCAACATCATTATTTGCAGTAATGTATGCATCTATTTCTACAAAAAGTTTTTTTGTTTTTACTAAGTTTTCATACAATCTTGATGAAGTTCCAGTAGATAGTATATCTGATATAGTATCTGCTGTATAAAAATCTTTGTGCTTCTTTTCTGTAACTTTAAATGCTAAGTAAAATGCACTAAGTGGTACTTTTTGGTGTACAGTTAATGATTTTGCTTGTTCTTGTTCTGGCTCATCAAATGTATTATGTGTCACTGGATTTGATGGCAATGCATCAAAATATTTTTTAGCAAGCTCAAATGCAAGCTCTTTTTCTATGTTTCCTGCAATAACCAAAATAGCATTATTAGGTTGGTAGTATTGTTGGTAAAATTGTGTTACATCATCTAGTGTAGCATCTTCTATTTGTTGTAGATTTTTTCCAATAGTTGGCCATTGATATGGATGTTTTTCATAACACATATTTCTTAATAGATGCCATACATCACCATATGGTTGGTTGATGTAGTGTTCTTTAAATTCTTCGCAAACTACTTTTTTTTGTACATCTAATGATTTTGGATTAATGTCTAGTTTTGTCATTCTATCAGCTTCTAAACACAATGCAATTTCTATATTTTCTTTTGGCACTACGTTGTAGTAGTTGGTGTAGTCATTATTTGTAAATGCATTATTTTCTCCACCAGCCTCTTGAAGTGGATGGTCGAAATTTGGAAATAATTTTGTTCCACCAAACATTAAGTGTTCAAATAAATGTGCGAATCCAGTTCTGTCTTCTTTTTCGTGTTTTGCACCAATATTGTATAATGTATTTACTACAACAAATGGTGTTGTATCATCATAATGGTGAATTACTGTAAGTTGATTGTCTAATACAAATTTGTCAAACTTTATCATGCCACAAATGTACAATTGTAGATGAATAAATTGAATAAGAATAAGTTATTTTATCAAAAATATTATTTCATCTTTTTTGCTAAATATTGCAAGTTTTTGTCATTTGAGTCTGCTAGTTTTTGTTGTATACTTGCTCTATCTCTTTGTGATTTGTTTTGTGATAGCTTTTCTTTGCATTGTAGCTCATCTACTTCAATCTTTAATGCCACAATGCCATCGAGTAATCCTTGTGTATATGTTGAATCAAGTTGTTCAAATTGTTGCTTAAATGATGGTTCGTAAGTTTTTATTTGTTGTTGTAGAATTTCTAGTTTTTCTTCATTGGTATTTGCTATTGTAACTTTCCCATATATATGCACTGCAATATAATTCCATGTTGGAACATTCTGTTGGTGTTCATACAAGGTAGGTGAAATGTAGGTATGTGGTTCAGAAAAGATGGTTAATACTTTATCTTGTGTAAATGTGCTATGTTGAGTATTTGCCTTAGAAAGATGCGTATATAATGTAATATGCGCACCATTTCGTAAAACAACAAATGGAAGATGTGTTGCTATTGGTTTTTGTTCATCAATAGAAATTAAAATTCCGAAAGGATATGTTTCTATAAACTTGATTGCTTCATCAATATCTTCTTGTTTAAATGCTTTTGGAATATACCTATCGCAAAAATATTATTCCCAAGTAGAAATTGTTTTTATAATTAGTGAGTCATTACATTCAGTTGTTTTTTCAATTGTTCTGACTTTGATATTTCCATTTCCTGCAAACTCAATTAGATTTTGTCTTGAGTTAAATACTTCTGAAGATGGTGCAACAAACTGCGCTGTTTTTTTCCATTCACCTCGTTTGTATGTATATAAAATTGTATTGCCAATGTCGCCATTTGGTTTTTTTATTACAATAGAAAAGTCATCAGCACCATCACCATCAACATCGTTTTCATTCAATACATTTACACCAATGCAATTTTCAATATTTATTTCTGGCAAGTTTAAATTTGTAAAAGAAATCTTTGTTGTTGTTGAAGTGTAATTGCCTGATGTATCTTGTTCTGGCTTTATTACGATTAATTCTTCTTTTTCGCCATCTCCATCAAAATCACCTGATGATGTAGATTCACTTTCTTCAAACTTATCAAATAAACTTGCAAGTTCTGGTCTTAAGTCAGATTCTTTGTCACTTTCTACAATTATTTTCCAAGCATCATTTATCTTTTTAAAGATTAAATAAGTATGGTATACCTTTGGCTTATTATCTAAGTTTACTAGTTTTAAAAATTCAACTTTATAATCTCCAGTATCAGATGGATAAATACCTATTCTTCCAATGATAAGTTGTCTGTATTGTTTTGCTTTTTTTAGTCTATATTTTTTTGTTTGAATAACATTCTGTTTACTAAAATTCTTTTTGTAGAACAATACATTGTCGCTGTAGAAACTATCTAATACATCTATGTTTGTTGTGTCATGTAGTTTATTCCATTCATAAACCAACGCAATTACTTCTTGTTGTTCTGTTGGTAATAATTCATAAACTGTTTTTAGAGAATCTTGAGTAACATTGTTGAATTTCTTTTTATTGCCACATGATGTGCAACTATAAATTGAACTAGAAATTACAAACAAAATAATTATATAAACAATATTTTTCATCCTTTGAAATAATAGATTTTTTAAGCGCAGAAAGATACGAATAAACTAAATGAAAATCTATATTCAATTAAAAAAATAAAGCAAACAAGCTGAAATACATGAATAAGTGTAAAAAAATATCCACAATCATTTTTTTGTTTCTATCAAATAGACTGTGCGTTTAGGCATATTGTAATATATTGTTTTTTAGTTTAATAAATTTTATATCTTAATATAGTTACTATTAAAATGTCAATAAAATATAACGTAATATAAAAATTACATCTTGTTCACGTAAAAAATATTTATTGAATTTATTTTGTATGTTGTATTGTTTTTTTATAAAAATTCATTGTTACTATTATCCACATTATCAACATTCTATATTTTGGAAAAATCACAAAACACTTGTAATCTATTATATATAGTATAATTTTATGGTAAGGATAATTAAAAGAATTTTTCAACCTATTTAAAAAATAAAAAATTCTACAGTAAAAGTTTCAGCTGTAACAAATGAAACTAAAAATTAAAGTAGTCATAAAATGGCAAAGAAAACAGTAGCAAAAGCTCCAGCTAAAAAAAGCAGCGACTCAAAAAAGCGTGACAAAAGCTCCAGCTAAAAAAGCAGACTCAAAAAAAGCATGACAAAAGCTCCAGCTAAAAAGCACAGCTCAAAAAAAGCGACAAAAGCTCCAGCTAAAAAGCAGCGGCTCCAAAAAAGGCGACAAAAGCTCCAGCTAAAAAGCGACTCAAAAAAAGCGACAAAAGCTCCAGCTAAAAAAGCAGACTCAAAAAAGCGTGACAAAAGCTCCAGCTAAAAAAGCTCCAGCTAAAAAAGCACCTGCAAAGAAAAAATAATTATAAATTTCTGCGCAGAATAGTAAGTCCGATATTTTCTATCGGACTTTTTTTTTATTGTTTTTGTTGTATGTCAGCACTTCGTTTTCCAATATTGTTGTAGCCACCCAAATCTTTTATTAATGGCTTTTGAGTACTATTGCTCGTGCTTTCCCAAGAAACAAAATTATTATTTCCTTTGATATGTATTTCATCAACTGATTTGATGTTTACATCATTTCCTTTTCCTGTAATTAATATTTTCTTGCAAAGACCTTCAATGTTTATCATGTTATTGTTTCCAGCAATTAGTATGTCTTGATTGTCTGCAACAATATTCAATTCAAGCTCTTCGTTGTCATTGATGATGATTGCATTCTCATCAAGTGTAACTAAATTCTTTGATATTGGTGCTGTTAATTTAGGTGGCGTTGCATTAGTATTTAATGTGCCAACAATAAAGCTAATGATAAGTATTTTTTTCATAGACAATTATTTTAATTTATTTATTCCAATATATACCATGTAAGGTATAGGTACTGTTTTAAGTTGTACTTCTGTGTATGGATATGTTTGTAGTAATTCTTTCTTCAATGCCGGAGAAAATTTTACATCTAAAAAACCAACTTTTTCTATACCTATTTTTTGAATTGTATATCCTATTTTATTCAACTCAATTTCTAAACATGCATATACATTGCCTTCTTTCATTCTTTTAGAAATTAGTTCATAATCTAAGTTTACAAATTCCTTTTTTAAGTTAGATTTATATGATGTATAATACTTTTGCCAAGATGTGTCTTTAACAAAGAAATTAATTTGGTTGGCAAGCACATCTGCGTATTGCATAGGATAGCCAATGTTCATATTCCACAAATCTAATTTTATTTCTTTTGATGCTGTGTTATAAAAATCAACCAAAGGAAGCACTTCATTACACAATGTATTATTTGGTAATACTTCTTTTTTAAATGAGATAGTTTGACTTTCATCTTTAAAAGTCATTATTTTTAAATTGATAAACGTATCATTCTTACCTTTGTTGAAATAATAGTAATAATCAGTATTACCTATTTTTTGATTGATATCATAAGTGTATTCTGTTTTGTTAATTGTTTGTGCTTTTAAACTTGCACATAATAATATCATTGAAATAAATAAAAGGAATTGACGCATATTGTTGAATTTAAGTTTTTTGTTTTTTCTTTTTAGCAGCAGGAAATAATATGTTGTTTAATATTAGTCTATAGCCTGGAGAATTTGGATGTAGATTCAAATCTGTTGGTGGATCGCCAACTCTATGTTGGTAATCTTCTGGGTCATGTCCACCATAGAATGTCCAAGTACCTTTGCCATTTGTACCATGTATATATTTTGCTTCGTTTAGACTTTTATTTTCTCCTAAAATTAAAACATCAGCTTTTATATAATTATTTCTGAAGGCTGTTGTTTGTCCCATAAAGCCTTTGATTAATTTCTCATGATTTTGTGTAAGCATAGCTGGAACTTGATCCCATTTTGCAGAAAAATCAAATAACGTAAAATAGTCTGTGTTTTTATCTCTTCCAAGTGGCAATGCATCTATAGATGAATATTCGTATTCCCATGGTGTTGTGCTAAGTACATAGTTCTGAAATGCAAATGATTTACTATAATCTATTTTTTGCTGTGCATGTGGATCCATGCCATCACCATCAAACATATGTTCACAAATATCAATTCCATTTGTAGCTAATGCAATATCATAACTATCAGTTGCGCTACACATAGCAAACATAAATCCGCCACCTAAAACAAAATCTCTAACTTTGAGCGCTACTGCTCTTTTTTCATCAGATACTTTTGAAAAGCCTAATTTTTTAGCTCTTAATTCGTAATCAGCAACTTGGTTGATGTACCAATCTGCATTTTGATAGGATGCCCAAAACTTTCCATATTGTCCAGTAAAATCTTCATGAT carries:
- a CDS encoding FMN-binding negative transcriptional regulator, coding for MPKAFKQEDIDEAIKFIETYPFGILISIDEQKPIATHLPFVVLRNGAHITLYTHLSKANTQHSTFTQDKVLTIFSEPHTYISPTLYEHQQNVPTWNYIAVHIYGKVTIANTNEEKLEILQQQIKTYEPSFKQQFEQLDSTYTQGLLDGIVALKIEVDELQCKEKLSQNKSQRDRASIQQKLADSNDKNLQYLAKKMK
- a CDS encoding asparagine synthetase B; translated protein: MHFLASLCLYVLPKAKQAYLLIPMDDAQKNHLKAYGIAYWSLTKDIPVDWLLNYRGGSFAIQQQTAIEKECLIRNVSYELIADAKMASILEEISNPEINMDVVRLEKAPKVAVYSPKTNNPWDDAVTLALTYAEIPYDVIYDEEILDNKLPLYDWLHLHHEDFTGQYGKFWASYQNADWYINQVADYELRAKKLGFSKVSDEKRAVALKVRDFVLGGGFMFAMCSATDSYDIALATNGIDICEHMFDGDGMDPHAQQKIDYSKSFAFQNYVLSTTPWEYEYSSIDALPLGRDKNTDYFTLFDFSAKWDQVPAMLTQNHEKLIKGFMGQTTAFRNNYIKADVLILGENKSLNEAKYIHGTNGKGTWTFYGGHDPEDYQHRVGDPPTDLNLHPNSPGYRLILNNILFPAAKKKKQKT
- a CDS encoding insulinase family protein, whose product is MIKFDKFVLDNQLTVIHHYDDTTPFVVVNTLYNIGAKHEKEDRTGFAHLFEHLMFGGTKLFPNFDHPLQEAGGENNAFTNNDYTNYYNVVPKENIEIALCLEADRMTKLDINPKSLDVQKKVVCEEFKEHYINQPYGDVWHLLRNMCYEKHPYQWPTIGKNLQQIEDATLDDVTQFYQQYYQPNNAILVIAGNIEKELAFELAKKYFDALPSNPVTHNTFDEPEQEQAKSLTVHQKVPLSAFYLAFKVTEKKHKDFYTADTISDILSTGTSSRLYENLVKTKKLFVEIDAYITANNDVGLFIIEGKIASDIEMSVAEEAVWEELEKIKNQLIDDIEMQKIKNKMLTYMQFSEANLLNRAIALAYFQLLGDASQINTEVQKYEEVTPQQIQNFAKQYFTTERSNTLYYLKK
- a CDS encoding insulinase family protein produces the protein MTIPTIHNIQKIDFKLPEKITLKNNIPVFIFLDDKQNILKLDIVFNAGRWVENKQLTADAVAALCKSSTSNLSAYQLNEKIDFYGATIKASTGYNTFTVSLACLSQFLIPCLDLIMTCLNDIQFPEHELSLFQKNAKAKLAVNLEKSDFLADTLFKESVFGKQHPYGYTANNESIEAINQSGIIQYYNNFVVPNNCSVFIAGDVQTEALQYIEENLGNWVKNSALKITINSHIPIVENPPKNIRINKENSTQASIILGKRMFNKHNEDYGAFMLLNTIFGGYFGSRLMNNIREDKGLTYGIYSALQPLKFDGFWAIYTDTNLEKLDICMQEIKSEINIILENLIDDDEIKLARNYLLGRFLKRTDGAFNLLETYKSYYIEEVGIEHFGTFIETIRQADAKNLQEIAQKYLTLDTMHQIIVG
- a CDS encoding DUF3060 domain-containing protein, giving the protein MKKILIISFIVGTLNTNATPPKLTAPISKNLVTLDENAIIINDNEELELNIVADNQDILIAGNNNMINIEGLCKKILITGKGNDVNIKSVDEIHIKGNNNFVSWESTSNSTQKPLIKDLGGYNNIGKRSADIQQKQ
- a CDS encoding gliding motility-associated C-terminal domain-containing protein, which encodes MKTKNYISKYLFLVVLLLQLKSFSQSNIFEAPDLFCVRNFGSTDIALAWNLPTISSCFSAYEIYYSIGDKNGTYNLLTSINDSNQDDTIINNPASSQTTYFYILQRGICTNTNTSTVKYSDTLDNSLSFPFIELKSASVINNTIELSWVPKTYRELQGYLIFSNKTPTNQFNTPIDTVFGNNISTYVDTDVNVANIQYTYKIRTLMTCDADGAITPDSKDHTSATMNIVNTNACNKTASVAWFKYKYEDSDVSNYEIQMRTPSTSFQTVGTQPNTATTYIIQDITPQDSVYVRLKINLPNGSFAYSNESSFLSEVVIPIENDYIRNISVLEDNSVSIEYIKDLGASPMKSPINLQTTLKLSAFQNAGNSTVIADSYSLLFNDKSSNPAQNSYYYRIEYRDSCGNKLYTDTVQTLYTQVVEEIGNKANISWAGFDIPNIQFINYQIHKVTIDNDTTDELLTTINNRNTNSYIDPQFFDTDNKELQSVCYYVVTNYYHLSDATPRSVLQSKSNVICNVPTPKAFIPNAFAPEGHNKTIKPFLLFASEDNYEFIIFNRWNQVVFKTNDINASWNGIFKGEIAPFDSYTYFISFQDRENKKTYKEKGTFLLLR
- a CDS encoding serine hydrolase; this translates as MRILFTFLFISFGLLFVNAQKQTSNTKSGVPPFLINTDNLWVDSMMNSMTLDEKIGQLFMIAAYSNRDETHYKEIENYIQKYKVGGLIFFQGTAEKQAELTNRYQTLSKNKMWIGFDGEWGLAMRLKNTINYPRQIMLGAIENEQTIYDMGAEFARQMKRIGIHINFAPSVDVNNNPNNPVINDRSFGDNKYNVVLKSKAYMHGMQDNFLMACAKHFPGHGDTDVDSHYDMPVLQHSAERLDNIELYPFKAMIRNGVSSVMVAHMNVLAYDNTPNLPSTLSPKVVQGKLIDDLGFNGIVFTDALNMKGVAKYFPSGVAEVKALQAGNDVLLFSENVDAAIKGIKAAVSSGEITEERINKSVRKILLAKYWVGLNNYQPIDLNNINADINSEQAKNINNKLIQEAITIVKDDKTLLPIIDVREKIAHIAIGNGKANTFSNRLDSYSEIDHFYISKSETNTNFVALINKLKKYKLVIVEISDMVRAPSKNYGLTTNQIEAVKSINQKYDAINVVFGLPNSLKNFQALHNIVVAYNEDSVTQDITAQILFGARPASGTLPVTVGKYEYSSGVCSQGNLRLAYGLPIEIGIDKSKLSKIDNIIEKAISDGATPSSQILVAKDGMIVYQKTFGNMTYSSKINVDNNDLYDIASISKVVATTPIMMRAYEDKIIDINKTLGDYYSYPDSCNKYNINFKDLLAHQAGLPAWIPFYKKTLDSLNNADTTWYAKQKDSHFNIKIEDDLYLRNDFIDSIRNTIYNCSLGSKSYKYSDLGYYLLKEIIEKQYREAFEPVVQKYLWSHLGMNHTMYNPLDKNINLNQIVPTEDEKGFRNRLIHGTVHDQGAALLGGVAGHAGVFSNTNDLAKYFQMLLNNGQYGGTRFYNKSTIDLFTTSISSSNRRALGFDKPSKSGDSGPTCDAASSQSFGHTGFTGCIAWADPKYNLIYIFLSNRINPSADNKKLINQNIRPQIQQAIYDAIIKK